GGCGTTGGTGGAACCGCCGAGTCCGAGGACCGTCGTCACCGCGTCCTCGAAGGCCTCGCGGGTGAGGATGTCGCTCAGCTTCCGGCCCTTGTGGACGAGTTCGACGATCCTGATGCCGGAGGCGGCGGCCATGCGGTCGTGCCCGGAGTCGACGGCGGGGATGCTGGACGCGCCCGGGACGGTGACACCGAGCGCCTCGGCGGCGGCCGTCAGCGTGGAGGCCGTGCCCATCGTCATGCAGTGCCCGGGCGAACGGGCCAGCCCGCTCTCCAGCTCCGACATCTCGCAGTCGCCGATGAGCCCGGCGCGCTTGTCGTCCCAGTACTTCCACATGTCGGTGCCCGATCCGAGGACCTCGCTCCGCCAGTGGCCGGGCAGCATGGGCCCGGCGGGCACGAAGACGGCCGGCAGGTCGACGCTCGCCGCGCCCATGAGGAGTGCCGGCGTCGACTTGTCGCAGCCGCCCATCAGCACGGCCCCGTCGACCGGGTACGAGCGCAGCAGCTCCTCGGTCTCCATCGAGAGCAGGTTGCGGTAGAGCATCGGGGTCGGCTTCTGGAAGGTCTCGCTGAGCGTGGAGACCGGGAACTCCAGCGGAAAGCCGCCGGCCTGCCACACGCCCCGCTTCACGGCCTGCGCGCGATCTCTTAAATGCACATGACAAGGATTGATGTCGGACCAGGTGTTGAGGATCGCGATGACGGGCTTGCCCAGGTGCTCCTCGGGCAGGTAGCCGAGCTGCCGGGTACGGGCCCGGTGGCTGAAGGAGCGCAGGCCGTCGGTGCCGTACCACTGGTGGCTTCTGAGCTCTTCGGGACGCTTCGGGTTCACCCGGGCGTTCATATGGACCACCCGGCGGCGATGGCGGCGACCTCTGCCCGCTCTTCCTCGGGCAGCCGCCTGCTCGGCGGGCGGACGTCCCGGCGGCACAGGCCGAGCGAGGCGAGGGCTTCCTTGACGACGGTGACGTTGTCGGCGGAGCCGTTCGCCGCGCGCAGTTCCTCGAAGCGGCGGATCTGCTCCCAGACCTTCATGGCGGCCGGATAGTCACCGGATCGAAGGGCCTCGATCATGTTCAGCGAGACGGCCGGGGCGACGTTCACAAGCCCGGACGTGAAGCCGGTGGCACCCGCAGAGAAGTACGAGGGCGCGTACGGCTCGGCCAGGCCCGCCACCCACACGAAGCGATCGAGACCCGCGTCCCGGGCGAAGGCCGCGAAGCGGGCGGCGTCCGGGACCGCGTACTTCACGCCGATGACGTTCGGGCAGTCGTCGGCGAGTTCGGCGAGCCGGGAGCCCGGCAGCTGTGCGTTGCGGATGTAGGGGACCACGCCCAGCTCGGGCACGGACTCGGCGATGGCCCGGTGGTAGTCGACCCAGCCCCCGGCCGAGACGTACGGGTGGACGGGCTGGTGGACCATGACCATCCCGGCGCCCAGCTCACGGGCGTGCCGGGCGGAGGCGACGGCGGTGGGCACGTCGTGTCCCACACCGACCAGGATCGCGGCCCTGTCCCCCGCCTCATCGATGGTCAGCTCCGTGACGAGGCGCCGCTCTTCGGGGGTGAGGGCGTAGAACTCACCGGTGTTGCCATTGGGCGTCAGGGTCCTGATCCCGCCGTCCAGCAGGCGCCGCAGCAGGACCCGGTGGGCGTCCTGGTCGACGGTGCCGTCCTCGACGAACGGGGTCACCGGGATCGCCACCACGTCGGCCAGGGCCGCCCGTCGGCTCTCGAACGTCGTCGTCATGCCTGACCGTCCCCTCCCCCGGCCTCGGACTCCGTTGCGGGAAAGGCCCGGTGCACGAACGACGCGATGTGGACGTGCAGGGCGCTCGACGCGCCGTCGGCGTCACCTTCGAGGGCGAGCCGCAGGATCTCCCGGTGCTCGGCGGCCTCCCGCTCCCAGGAGGGATCGGCGGCCCAGGCGACGGCGGAGACCAGGGCGGCCTGGTCGCGGACCTCGTCCAGCATCCGGCCGAGCAGCGGGTTGCCGCACGGCGTGTACAGGGCGCGGTGGAACTCCCGGTTGGCCAGGGAGCGTTCGGCCGTGTCGGTGGCCGCGTCCGCCCGGTTCAGCGCGTCGCGCGCGGCGTCCAGGGAGGCCCCGCGCCGCACCGACCGCCGCAGCGCCTCCGGCTCCAGGAGCAGCCGGACGTCATAGACCTCGCGCGCCATGTCCGCGTCCACCATGCGCACCGTGACGCCCTTGTACTGGCTCATCACGACCAGCCCGGTCCCGGCCAGGGTCTTGAGCGCCTCGCGCACGGGGGTCTTCGACACCCCGAACTGTGCGGCGAGTTCGGTCTCCACCAGGGCCTGACCGGGTGTCAGCTGCCCGGTGAGGATGCGGTGTTTGATCCCTTCCAGCACGAACTGCGTGCGGGAGGGAATCGGTGTGGGCACAGAGGTCATGCGCGCCTCTCGGTGTCACGGAGACCCCGGGGGCCGGGGTCTCGCGTACTGATCTCGCGTATCCGATCTCATGTATCGGATCTCGCGTATCCGATCTCGCGTATCGCGTCTCATATATGACGTACGAAGTACGGCGCGACGAACGTAGGAGCGCGCATGTGTTTCGTCAACGGTTCTGGTGATGGAAGTTGAGGTTCGTGTTCGGCCGGTCCTGATGCCGAGGGCTCGGGCTACGGCTTCCAGGCGGGATCGCGCCCGCTCAGACCGACCGCGCGGTCGAGGAGCGGAGCGTCGGCGGGGACGGGCACGACCGGGCCGAAGGCGCCGCCCCCGCGGTTCGGGTCCTCGGCCGCCGCGAGGAGGAAGCCGTACGACGTCTGGAGCGCGGCCGGCTCCGGCTCGTGCTCCTGGCCGGTGGCCCGCGCCAGGTCCCAGGCGTGGATCACCAGTTCGTCGGCGGCGACGGCTCCCGCGACGGCGCCCGGCAGGTCCACCCCGCCCGCGCGGGTCATGCCGGTCCAGGCACCCGGGTCGCGCCAGGCATCGGCCAGTTCGTCGAGCACCTTGGGCAGTTCCTCGCGCCAGCCGGGCCCGATGTCCGGCACGCCGGCGGTCGGGCTGGTGTCCGTGGTGACGCCGAGGTCCTTGCGCCCGGCGTCCCGGAAGGCGACGGCGAGCCCGATCAGATGGCCCAGCATGTTGCGCACCGCGTACCCGGGGCACGGCGTCACGTCCGTCAGCTGCTCGTCGCGCACCCCGGCCGCGAGCCGGGCGACGATCCGCGTCTGCGGTCCCAGGTCAAGGATCGTGTCGGTCATTCTCTCCTCCTGACTGTTCTCACTCAGGAGGTAGACCGACGGCGTCCACGGAACTCATCGGTCGCGTGCCCACCAGGACATCCGGGTCAACGTGCCCACCAGGACATCCGGATCGAACGGTCGTGGCCGTCCGGTCCCGGGTCCCCGCGGCGCCGCTGCGTCACAGGACCGCGAGCGCCTCCCGCACGGCCTCCAGGTCGGCGTCCGACGCCAGTCCGGCGTGGTACAGCCGCAGCTCGGTGGCGCCCAGCTCCGCCGCCCCTCGCGCGTCCCGCTCCAGCGTCCCCGGGCTGCCGCCCATGCCGGAGACCACGGTGAGGTTGGCCGCGACGACGGCGCCCTCCCGGCCCTGTTCCGCGAACGGCGTCAGCAGGCCCGCACCGCCCGTGCAGGGCACCACCACTCCGTCCGCGACGGACAGGATGTGCGCGGGGTCGACGCCCGCGTTGGCTCCGCAGTGGTACGACACCGGGTCCGCGTGCAGCAGCACCTGGAAGCCGTCGGGCGCGGCCGCGCGGACCGCCGCCACCGCCGCCTCCTGGAGCGTGCGGGCGGTTTCGTCGCGCCACGCGCGCGTGGCGGCCGCCGTGGTGTCACCGAGGAGCTTCTCGACTCCCGCCCAGCCTCCGTCGGAGGGCGCGCCGCGCCACACCGGCTCCAGTGCGGCCCGTACCGCCGCCGCCAGCGCCTCGGCGTCCAGCCCCTGCTCCCCGTATCCCCGACAGCAGCTCACGCAGAAGCACAACGACATGAGGTACTGCCCGGCGTCCCCGAGCCCCACCCCGCCGATCTTGTCGTGCGCGTGCAGATGCGCGAGGCCGTACCAGCCGAGCGACTCCAGTTCGGTGCCGCGCGCGCCCGGCCGCACGGCCGCCTCCGCCGCGAGGTCGACGAGGTACGCGCGCGTGCCCGGCTGCGCGATGCACGGCGCCCACGGATACGGGTCGCCGTAGGCGTTGACCACGGACGTCCGCGGATGCTCCTCCCCGAGGCGGGAGTTGTGCGCCAGGACCACCCAGGTGTGCACCTCCAGACCGGAGCTCGCCAGTGCCTCGGCCGCCTCGCCGAACGCGTCGCCCGGGGCCCAGTCCCCGGCCGCGTACGGACGCGGGGTCCGGCCCTCCCACCGCCGGTCCGTCGGGTACAGCACGGCCGCGTGGCGGGCCGTCACGATGCGGTGCCGTGGGTGCCGGGGCGTGAGCGCGCGCGTGGAGTGGTACGCGGATGCGAGGGTGGTCTGGCGGACGCCCAGCGTGGCGATGCGGTCCGCCGCGCCCGGGTCCCCGTTGACGTCCCAGGGGTAGACGAACGCCGACGCCTTCACATGCCCTCCTTGAGCAGCGCGTAGCCGCGGTCGATCAGCCGGGCGAGCTGTTCGACATGGTCCTCGGACGGTTCGTGCAGCGGTGGCCGCACCTCGCCGACGTCGAGGCCGCGCGACCGTACGCCGGCCTTGACGAGCGAGACGGCGTAGCCGCGGCCCTGGGCGCGGAGTTCGACGAACGGGCGGAAGAAACCGTCCAGGAGCCGGTGGACGGTGGCGTCGTCGCCGGAGCCGAGCGCCTGGTGGAAGGCGAGGGCGATCTCCGGGACGAAGCAGAACACGGCGGACGAGTACAGCGTGATGCCGATGGCGCGGTAGGCGAGCTGGGTCTGCTCGGCGGTCGGCAGGCCGTTGAAGTAGAGGAAGTCGTCCGGGACCTCGCTGCGTACGGCACTGACGATGCGCTGCATCAGGTCCAGGTCGCCGAGCCCGTCCTTGAGGCCGATGACACCGTCCGTGCGGGCCAGTTCGACCACGGTCGCGGGGGTGAACAGGGCATTGTCGCGCTGGTAGACGATGGTCGGCAGCGAGGTCGCCGCGGCCAGCTCGCGGTAGTGCCGCAGCAGTCCCTCCTGCCCGGCGAGGACGAGGTAGGGCGGCATGGCGAGCAGCCCGTCGGCCCCGGCGCGCTCCGCGAGCCGCGCGTAGCGCACGGCGAGCGCGGTCCCGTACCCGGCGCCCGCGACGACCGGTACACGCCCCTCGGCCGCCTCGACCGCCGCCCGTACGCAGGCCTCGAACTCCTCGGGCAGCAGTGCGTGGAACTCCCCGGTGCCGCAGCAGGCGAACACGGCGGCGGCCCCTGCCTCCACGCCCCTGCGCACGTGCGTGCGGTAGACGTCGAGGTCGATGGAGCCGTCGCGGCCGTAGGCGGTGACGGGGAAGAACAGCGGCCCGCTGGGGTTGCGGAGTCGAGCGGCGAGAGGGGCTGGCGTCACAGGCGCTCCCTGTCGGTGCATGTTGTCGGTGCATGTTTATGATCGATGTCCATATTTCTGAACAGACCCACGCTACGGGCCCCGCTTGAGGCGGGTCAAGCAGGCATTACCGCAATACGGGAGCAGTTTTCCCCGCTCCACGCCACACTTGACTAGCCCGGCCGCCGCTCCCTAGCGTGTCCATGTTTGTGAATGCTGTACATGAATGCGGCCGTTGACTCCGCGAACGAGCCAAAGGCAAGGAGAACCGAGGATGCCCGCTCCCCGCACCGTTCTGCTCACCGGCGCCGCCGGCGGGCTCGGCACCCTGATGCGGGCCCTGCTCCCGGAGTACGGCTACGAGCTGCGCCTGTTCGATCTGCGCCCCGTCGAGGGCGAGCCGGACGCGATCACCGCGGACCTCTCCGACAAGGAGGCCCTGCGCGAGGCCGTGCGGGGCGTCGACGCGATCATCCACCTCGCGGGCATCTCCCTGGAGTCCACGTTCGACAAGATCCTCAAGGCGAACATCGAGGGCACGTACAACCTGTACGAGGCGGCACGCGAGGAGGGCGTACGCCGGATCGTGTTCGCCTCCTCCAACCACGCGGTCGGCTACACCCCGCGCCCCCAGGGCGACGCCCCGCTGATCCCGGTCGACACCCCCCGCCGCCCGGACACCTTCTACGGCCTCTCGAAGTCCTTCGGTGAGGACCTCGCCCAGTTCTACTGGGACAAGCACGGCCTGGAGACGGTCTCCGTGCGCATCGGCTCCTGCTTCCCGGAGCCGACCAGTGTCCGCATGCTGTCCATCTGGATGAGCCCCGAGGACGGCGCCCGCCTCTTCCACGCGGCCCTGACCGCCGAGAACGTGGGACACACCGTGGTCTACGGCTCGTCCGCCAACACCCGCCTGTGGTGGGACCTGACGACCGCGCGGGCCCTCGGCTACGAGCCGCGGGACGACTCCGAGCCGTACGCCGAGAAGCTCATCGCCGAGCAGGGCGAACTGGAGCCGGACAACCCGGCCCACGCGCACCTGGGCGGGCACTTCGTCACGAACCCGCCGATCTGGCCGTACTGACGACACACACCGAGGGCGGGCGGGCACCGAACGGGCCCGCCCGCTCCGCTGTTCGGGCACGGAAGCTGCCCGATCTCACGCGCCGTCCCGCTCCTGCCCAGGTCCGACGCGGGCAGACAGTCGGCCAAGCGGGCAGGATCGGGCACACTCGGGCATGCAACAGGCCTGGTCACGGCCGCACGCCCGCTGTAGAACTTCCCCCATGAGCCCTGCCGGGCCCGAACGGGCAACACCGGTTCGGGCACCCCCGGGGGCATACGGGCCGAAGAGCGCGAAAGACAGGTGTCGGCGATGACGGACAGGACCGCGGAGGAACGCCAGCGCGAGATCGTCAAAGCCGCCCGCCGCACGGGCTCGGTCGACGTCACCACGCTCGCCGCCGAGCTGGGCGTCGCCAAGGAGACCGTACGACGCGATCTGCGCGCCCTGGAGGACCACGGGCTGGTCCGCCGCACGCACGGCGGCGCCTATCCCGTGGAGAGCGCCGGCTTCGAGACGACCCTCGCCTTCCGCGCCACCAGCCACGTACCCGAGAAGCGCCGGATCGCGGCCGCCGCGGCCGACCTGCTCGGCGACGCCGAGACCGTCTTCATCGACGAGGGGTTCACCCCGCAGCTCATCGCCGAGGCGCTGCCCCGGGACCGGCCGCTGACCGTCGTCACCGCGTCCCTGGCCACCGCGGGCGCGCTCGCGGAGGCCGAGAACACCACGGTCCTGCTGCTGGGCGGCCGGGTGCGGCCCGGCACGCTCGCCACCGTCGACCACTGGACGACGAAGATGCTGGCCGGATTCGTCATCGACCTGGCGTACATCGGCGCCAACGGCATCTCCCGCGAACACGGACTGACGACGCCCGACCCGGCGGTGAGCGAGGTCAAGGCCCAGGCGATCCGCGCCTCCCGCCGCACGGTCTTCGTTGGCGTGCACACCAAGTTCGGGGCGGTGAGCTTCTGCCGGTTCGCGGAGATCGGCGAGCTGGAGGCCATCGTCACCAGCACGCTGCTGCCCGCCTCCGAAGCCCACCGCTACTCGCTACAGGGCCCGCAGGTCATCCGCATCTGAAAACCGAACACCCGAAAAACCGATCACCTGAAAGACCGAACACACCACCTGGGGGCACACCCACGCCCGTGCGCGCCCCTTATCTCCCCATACGCCCAGGAGCACCCCATGCGAACCCAGAGCCGCCGAACGCCTCGCGCCCTGTGCGCCGTGGCCGCCGTAGGAACGCTGATCACACCGCTGCTCGCCGGCTGCTCAGGCGCCGGCGGCGCCGGCGGCGGATCCTCCGCCCACTCCCTCAACGTCCTGATGGTGAACAACCCGCAGATGGTGGAGTTGCAGAAGCTCACCGCCGACAACTTCACCAAGGACACCGGGATCAAGGTGAACTTCACCGTGCTGCCGGAGAACGACGTCAGAGACAAGATCAGCCAGGACTTCGCCAACCAGGCGGGCCAGTACGACGTCGCCACGCTCAGCAACTACGAGATCCCGATCTACGCCAAGAACGGCTGGCTCCACCCGATCGACTCGTACGTCAAGAGCGACACCGCCTTCGACCAGCAGGACATCCTCGCCCCGATGCGGCAGGCCCTGACCGCAGCGGACGGCAAGCTCTACGGCGAGCCCTTCTACGGCGAGTCCTCCTTCCTGATGTACCGCAAGGACGTCTTCCGGAAGAAGGGTCTGACCATGCCGGCCAAGCCCACCTGGCGGCAGGTCGCCGACCTGGCCGCCAAGGCGGACGGCGCCGAGTCCGGGATGAAGGGCATCTGTCTGCGCGGGCTGCCCGGCTGGGGCGAGGTGATGGCTCCGCTGACGACGGTCGTCAACACCTTCGGCGGCACCTGGTTCGACAAGAACTGGAAGGCACAGGTGGACTCCCCTCAGTTCAAGCAGGCCACGCAGTTCTACGTCGACCTGGTCCGTAAGCACGGCGAGTCCGGCGCCGCGCAGTCCGGCTTCGCCGAGTGCCTGAACGACATGACGCAGGGCAAGACGGCGATGTGGTACGACGCCACGTCCGGCGCGGGTTCGCTGGAGGCCTCCGGCTCCCCGGTCAAGGGCAGGATCGGCTACGTCCCGGCCCCGGTCGAGAAGACGGAGAGTTCCGGCTGGCTGTACACCTGGGCGTGGGGGATCCAGAAGGCGTCCCAGCACGCCGACGACGCCTGGAAGTTCATCTCGTGGGCGTCCGGCAAGGACTACGAGAAGCTGGTGGGCAAGACGGCGGGCTGGTCCAACGTGCCGGCCGGCAAGCGTTCGTCGACCTATGACATCCCGGAGTACCGCAAGGAGGCGGCCGCCTTCGCGGACGTCACCCGGAACGCCATAGCCAGTGCCAGGCCGAACGACCCGGGCGTGCAGCCCCGCCCCGCGCCAGGCATCCAGTTCGTCGGCATCCCCGAGTTCACCGATCTGGGCACCAAGGTCTCCCAGGAGATCAGCTCCGCCATCGCCGGCCGGGAGTCCGTGGACAGCGCGCTGAAGAAGTCGCAGCAACTCACCGAGGCCGTCGCCAAGAAGTACGAGGGATCATGACCGTCACGTCCTCCGCCCGGGTCGCCACCGCCGCTGCGCGGCCGGCGACCCGGCCGCCGAACCGTATGCGAGCCTGGGCCACCCGAGCACCTCTGCTGCCCGCGCTGGTCTTCATGCTCATGGTGACCCAGCTGCCGTTCGTGGCGACCGTGGTGATCTCGTTCTTCGACTGGAACGCGCTCTATCCGAAGGACCGTCACTTCACCGGCGTCGACAACTACCGCCAGGTCCTGACCGACCCGGACCTGCGCCACTCGGTGTGGACGACGGTCCTGCTGACGGTCGCGGTGGTGCTGGTCAGCCTGGTCCTGGGCCTCGGAATCGCGTTGCTGCTCAACTGGAAGTTCCCGGGCCGCGGCATGGTCCGCACGCTGTTGATCGCCCCGTTCCTGGTGGTGCCGGTGGCGGCAGCACTGCTCTGGAAACACGTTCTCTACAACCCTGAATACGGCTTGTTCAACGGGTTGTTGCACTATGTGGGCGGCCCCCAGCCGGACTGGATCTCCCATACTCCGCTGCTCGCGGTCGAGGCATCGCTGATCTGGCAGTGGACGCCGTTCATGATGCTGATCCTGCTGGCGGGACTGCAGAGCCGCGACCACGAACAGCTTGAGGCCGCGCGGGTCGACGGCGCCGGCGACTGGCAGATCTTCCGCCATCTCACCCTCCCGCATCTGCGTCGCTACCTCGAACTCGGCGCCCTGCTGGGTTCCATCTACATCGTCCAGAACTTCGACGCGGTCTTCACACTCACCTCCGGCGGCCTGGGCACCGCCAACCTCCCCTACACCGTCTACCAGAGCTTCTACCAGGCCCACGAGAACGGCCTCGCCTCAGCGGCCGGCGTCCTGGTCGTCATCGGCTCGATCGTCATCGCCACCTTCGCCCTGCGCGTGGTGTCGTCCCTGTTCCGCGAGGAGGTGTCGCGCGCATGAGCACCGCCGCCGTACGCAACGCGACCGTCCGGACCGCGACCGTCCGCAACCGCAACCGCAACCGCCGCGGAGCGGGCCTCGGCCTGCTGGCCTGGCTGGTCGGTCTGCTCTTCTTCCTGCCCATCGCCTGGATGGCCCTGACCTCGTTCCACTCGGAGGCGGACGCCGCCACCAACCCCCCGTCCTTCGGGGCGGCCCTGACCCTGGACAGCTACCGCGAATTCTTCGGCGTGGGCGGCGGCGCGAGCCCCTGGCCGGCGTTGATCAACTCGACCATGGCGTCGGTGGCCTCGACCCTGTGCGTGCTCCTGCTCGCCCTCCCCGCGGCGTACGCGCTGTCCATCCGCCGGGTGAAGAAGTGGACGGACGTCCTGTTCTTCTTCCTGTCCACGAAGATGCTGCCGGTGGTGGCCGGCCTGCTGCCGATCTACCTGTTCGCGAAGAACACCGGGATGCTCGACAACATCTGGCTGCTGGTCATCCTCTACACCTCCATGAACCTGCCGATCGCGGTGTGGATGATGCAGTCCTTCCTCGCCGAGGTCCCGGTGGCGGTGATCGAGGCGGCGCAGATCGACGGCGCCCGGCTGCCGACGATCCTCGCCCGTGTGGTCGCCCCCATCGCGCTCCCCGGCATCGCGGCAACGGCCCTGATCTGCTTCATCTTCAGCTGGAACGAACTGCTCTTCGCCCGGGTGCTCACGGGCGTGGTCGCCGAGACCGCCCCCGTCTTCCTCACCGGCTTCATCACCAGCCAGGGCCTGTTCCTGGCGAAGGTGTGCGCCGCGTCGCTCGTCATCTCCCTGCCGGTGCTCGCCGCGGGGTTCGCCGCCCAGGACAAACTGGTCCAGGGCCTGTCGTTGGGAGCCGTGAAATGAAGGCCGCTGTCATCGAGTCCGTGGGCCGCGCCGTCGTCTCGGAGGTCCCGGACCCGGCGCCCGGGCCCCGCGAGGTCGTCGTCGAGGTCGCGGCCTGCGGTTTGTGCGGTACCGACCTGCACATCCTCCAGGGCGAGTTCGCACCCAAGCTGCCGATCGTTCCGGGGCACGAGTTCGCGGGCGAGGTGGTCGGCGTCGGCACCCAGGTCACCGAGGTGTCGATCGGCGACCGGGTGGCCGTGGACCCGTCCCTGTACTGCTACGAGTGCCGGTACTGCCGTACGGGCCACAACAACCTCTGTGAGCGCTGGGCGGCGATCGGCGTGACGGCGGCCGGCGGAGCGGCGGAGTACGCGGTGGCGCCGGTGGCGAACTGCGTGAAACTCCCCGAGCACGTCCGTACCGAGGACGCGGCGCTGATCGAACCGCTCTCCTGCGCGGTGCGCGGCTACGACGTGCTGCAGTCCCGGCTGGGCGCGCACGTCCTGATCTACGGCTCCGGCACGATGGGCCTGATGATGCTGGAGCTGGCGAAGCGGACGGGCGCGGCGAGCGTGGACGTGCTGGACGTGAACCCGGCTCGCCTGGAGACGGCCCAGCGGTTGGGCGCCTCGGCATGCGCGGCGAGCGCAGACGAGCTGGACCGCCCGCAGGGCTGGGACCTGGTGGTGGACGCCACGGGCAACGCGGCGGCGATCCAGGACGGCCTCGGGCGGGTGGCG
The Streptomyces sp. CGMCC 4.7035 DNA segment above includes these coding regions:
- a CDS encoding dihydrodipicolinate synthase family protein: MTTTFESRRAALADVVAIPVTPFVEDGTVDQDAHRVLLRRLLDGGIRTLTPNGNTGEFYALTPEERRLVTELTIDEAGDRAAILVGVGHDVPTAVASARHARELGAGMVMVHQPVHPYVSAGGWVDYHRAIAESVPELGVVPYIRNAQLPGSRLAELADDCPNVIGVKYAVPDAARFAAFARDAGLDRFVWVAGLAEPYAPSYFSAGATGFTSGLVNVAPAVSLNMIEALRSGDYPAAMKVWEQIRRFEELRAANGSADNVTVVKEALASLGLCRRDVRPPSRRLPEEERAEVAAIAAGWSI
- a CDS encoding GntR family transcriptional regulator: MTSVPTPIPSRTQFVLEGIKHRILTGQLTPGQALVETELAAQFGVSKTPVREALKTLAGTGLVVMSQYKGVTVRMVDADMAREVYDVRLLLEPEALRRSVRRGASLDAARDALNRADAATDTAERSLANREFHRALYTPCGNPLLGRMLDEVRDQAALVSAVAWAADPSWEREAAEHREILRLALEGDADGASSALHVHIASFVHRAFPATESEAGGGDGQA
- a CDS encoding TIGR03086 family metal-binding protein, whose translation is MTDTILDLGPQTRIVARLAAGVRDEQLTDVTPCPGYAVRNMLGHLIGLAVAFRDAGRKDLGVTTDTSPTAGVPDIGPGWREELPKVLDELADAWRDPGAWTGMTRAGGVDLPGAVAGAVAADELVIHAWDLARATGQEHEPEPAALQTSYGFLLAAAEDPNRGGGAFGPVVPVPADAPLLDRAVGLSGRDPAWKP
- a CDS encoding 5-dehydro-4-deoxyglucarate dehydratase, producing MTPAPLAARLRNPSGPLFFPVTAYGRDGSIDLDVYRTHVRRGVEAGAAAVFACCGTGEFHALLPEEFEACVRAAVEAAEGRVPVVAGAGYGTALAVRYARLAERAGADGLLAMPPYLVLAGQEGLLRHYRELAAATSLPTIVYQRDNALFTPATVVELARTDGVIGLKDGLGDLDLMQRIVSAVRSEVPDDFLYFNGLPTAEQTQLAYRAIGITLYSSAVFCFVPEIALAFHQALGSGDDATVHRLLDGFFRPFVELRAQGRGYAVSLVKAGVRSRGLDVGEVRPPLHEPSEDHVEQLARLIDRGYALLKEGM
- a CDS encoding NAD-dependent epimerase/dehydratase family protein, with the protein product MPAPRTVLLTGAAGGLGTLMRALLPEYGYELRLFDLRPVEGEPDAITADLSDKEALREAVRGVDAIIHLAGISLESTFDKILKANIEGTYNLYEAAREEGVRRIVFASSNHAVGYTPRPQGDAPLIPVDTPRRPDTFYGLSKSFGEDLAQFYWDKHGLETVSVRIGSCFPEPTSVRMLSIWMSPEDGARLFHAALTAENVGHTVVYGSSANTRLWWDLTTARALGYEPRDDSEPYAEKLIAEQGELEPDNPAHAHLGGHFVTNPPIWPY
- a CDS encoding DeoR/GlpR family DNA-binding transcription regulator, with amino-acid sequence MTDRTAEERQREIVKAARRTGSVDVTTLAAELGVAKETVRRDLRALEDHGLVRRTHGGAYPVESAGFETTLAFRATSHVPEKRRIAAAAADLLGDAETVFIDEGFTPQLIAEALPRDRPLTVVTASLATAGALAEAENTTVLLLGGRVRPGTLATVDHWTTKMLAGFVIDLAYIGANGISREHGLTTPDPAVSEVKAQAIRASRRTVFVGVHTKFGAVSFCRFAEIGELEAIVTSTLLPASEAHRYSLQGPQVIRI
- a CDS encoding ABC transporter substrate-binding protein, translated to MRTQSRRTPRALCAVAAVGTLITPLLAGCSGAGGAGGGSSAHSLNVLMVNNPQMVELQKLTADNFTKDTGIKVNFTVLPENDVRDKISQDFANQAGQYDVATLSNYEIPIYAKNGWLHPIDSYVKSDTAFDQQDILAPMRQALTAADGKLYGEPFYGESSFLMYRKDVFRKKGLTMPAKPTWRQVADLAAKADGAESGMKGICLRGLPGWGEVMAPLTTVVNTFGGTWFDKNWKAQVDSPQFKQATQFYVDLVRKHGESGAAQSGFAECLNDMTQGKTAMWYDATSGAGSLEASGSPVKGRIGYVPAPVEKTESSGWLYTWAWGIQKASQHADDAWKFISWASGKDYEKLVGKTAGWSNVPAGKRSSTYDIPEYRKEAAAFADVTRNAIASARPNDPGVQPRPAPGIQFVGIPEFTDLGTKVSQEISSAIAGRESVDSALKKSQQLTEAVAKKYEGS
- a CDS encoding carbohydrate ABC transporter permease, which translates into the protein MTVTSSARVATAAARPATRPPNRMRAWATRAPLLPALVFMLMVTQLPFVATVVISFFDWNALYPKDRHFTGVDNYRQVLTDPDLRHSVWTTVLLTVAVVLVSLVLGLGIALLLNWKFPGRGMVRTLLIAPFLVVPVAAALLWKHVLYNPEYGLFNGLLHYVGGPQPDWISHTPLLAVEASLIWQWTPFMMLILLAGLQSRDHEQLEAARVDGAGDWQIFRHLTLPHLRRYLELGALLGSIYIVQNFDAVFTLTSGGLGTANLPYTVYQSFYQAHENGLASAAGVLVVIGSIVIATFALRVVSSLFREEVSRA
- a CDS encoding carbohydrate ABC transporter permease is translated as MSTAAVRNATVRTATVRNRNRNRRGAGLGLLAWLVGLLFFLPIAWMALTSFHSEADAATNPPSFGAALTLDSYREFFGVGGGASPWPALINSTMASVASTLCVLLLALPAAYALSIRRVKKWTDVLFFFLSTKMLPVVAGLLPIYLFAKNTGMLDNIWLLVILYTSMNLPIAVWMMQSFLAEVPVAVIEAAQIDGARLPTILARVVAPIALPGIAATALICFIFSWNELLFARVLTGVVAETAPVFLTGFITSQGLFLAKVCAASLVISLPVLAAGFAAQDKLVQGLSLGAVK
- a CDS encoding zinc-dependent alcohol dehydrogenase family protein encodes the protein MKAAVIESVGRAVVSEVPDPAPGPREVVVEVAACGLCGTDLHILQGEFAPKLPIVPGHEFAGEVVGVGTQVTEVSIGDRVAVDPSLYCYECRYCRTGHNNLCERWAAIGVTAAGGAAEYAVAPVANCVKLPEHVRTEDAALIEPLSCAVRGYDVLQSRLGAHVLIYGSGTMGLMMLELAKRTGAASVDVLDVNPARLETAQRLGASACAASADELDRPQGWDLVVDATGNAAAIQDGLGRVAKAGTFLQFGVADYATRVSIDPYRIYNQEITITGSMAVLHSFERAAELFAGGVLDPEVFISDRIPLERYPEALEQFAAGVGRKIVVLP